CCAAGCCGGTCCTGTTGGTAACTTGGATTGGAATAAACCCGGAGTACCCCGATCCTGCCGGGGAGTTTGATGTGAATATCAAGGTTGAGAACTTGAGCAAGACTACTGACGCGCGCAATATTGTAATGCTTCTGGAGGGTGCGGATAATTTTGAGGTCAGGGAGATCAGCAACAAGAAGAATATCGACAAACTTGGGAAAGGCGAGGAAAAAATCGTCACCTACCGGTTAAGAGCAAAGGACACGCGCAGCGATAACACCATCAAGCTGACCATGGAATTTGATTACCTGGGCAGCGAGTCCAGTAAAGCGGAAGAGACCCTCAATCTTCCGCTGCCCTGGGAGGAAGTAGGCATTGGCGCAACCCCCTGGGTGATTGTCAAAAAGTATACACTGTCGGCTGAAAAGGTGCTGGCCGGAAACACCGTGAACCTCAAACTGTTTATTGAGAACACAAACCAGCGGCCGGTGAAAAACGTCAAAATATCCCTTGGGGTCATCACCATCGAGGAGACCAGCAGCACCACGGGTACCAGAACAACCACCGGGGGCACGGTTTTCTCGCCGGTAAACAGCAGCAACAGCTTTTACTTGGATTCCATTCCGGGCAAGACGACAGTGGAAAAGGATATAGACCTGTACGTGGACCCCAATGCCGCCGCCAAAACCTACATCGTGCCGGTGGAGATAAAATACGAGGACCGCAAAGGCAAGACCCTGGAATGCGAAGAACTGGTCAATATACCAGTAACCCAGGAATGCAAGCTGAATGTGCTTTCAGTGCAGGTTCCTTCCCAGGGATTTGTCGGCCAGCCCATTCAATTGCAGGCGGAGTTTGTCAATGTGGGCAAAGTGGCCCTGAGTAATTTCATGGTGAACCTGGAGGGCGATTTTTCTAAAGAAAACGGGACTTATTACGTGGGCAGCCTGGATATTGGGGTGAATGATTTCTTTCAGGGGACGATCATCCCGCAGGCTGAAGGAAAACTGGAAGGGATGCTGGTGTTCTCGTACATTGACAACAACAACAAGGACGTGCGGGTGGAGAAACCGTTTTCGATAGAAATACAAGACCGCCCTGTTTTGCAGCCCGGCATGAACGGGGAGGCAGCAAAGCCGGGAATAACCGGTACAAGGACGGGAACGCAGGTAAAGGTAGGCACACCGCAGAAAGGCGGAATCCTGGCGTTTTTAAGAACCCATTGGTTTAACATACTGCTGGTTTTGTTTATTCTCCTGGAAACAGTGTACATCTGGCGGCTGAAAAAGAAAAAAACAGGTGAGGAGTTCTTTGATGAACAGGTTTGACCTTTTGGGGCTGGCGCAGAAAAACCTGTGGCGCAGGAAAATACGAACCATCTTGACTACCCTGGGTGTGGTAATCGGGACAACATCCATTGTGGTCATGCTTTCCCTGGGGATAGGTCTCAACGAAATGCAGCGCCAGAACATGGAGCGGTGGGGGAGCCTGACCATGATCCGGGTCCAGCAAGGGATGATTTTTGACGACGAAGGCAATCCCCTCAAAGAAGGAAAGCAGCTCAATGATGAAGCGGTGGAGGAACTGAAAGGCATGGAAGGTGTTGTGGCCGTATCCCCTGCTTATTATTTCGGAGGTGAGGCACGGTTCGGCCGGAAGAGGGGGAGCCTTACCCTCGTTGGCCTGGAGCCGGAAACCATGGCCAAGCTGGAATTTACTGCTTGGCAGGGAAGGCTGCTGGAAGAAAATGATAGAAACGTGATGGTTGTAGGTAAAGATGTGATCAACCGCTTCCGTGACGAGGCTTTTATCAGGATGATGAGGGAGGGCCGGATAACGGGGCAGCGGTTGACCCAGGGAGAGGAGCAGGACCCGTCAGAGATGCTTAACCAGCGCGTTTCGATGACCATGTACACGGGCAACCGGGAGAATAAAAGGCTGTTTAATTTCCTGGTGGTTGGAATCCTCGAAGGGGAAAGGACTGAGAATTCCAGCGAGGCCTTTGTTCCCATTGAGGACCTAAGGAGGATGCGCAGATACATGTCCACCGGAAACCAGGGAACAATAACCAGAGTCGTGCAGGGTAAAGCGATGGTTTCCAGGAGTGCGACGGGCATGGTTTCCAGCAGACAAAACGCTGCCCAGCGAGATCCGGACGCGTATGACTACATACTTGTGCGCGCCGGTAATGTTGAACAGTCGCGAGAGCTTTCCGAAACGATTAAAAAACTGGGTTACAGCACCTGGTCCATGGTTGACCAGCTTGAGGGCATTGAAAAGACTTCGCGAACCATACAGGCCATTTTAGGCGGCATCGGAAGCATTACCCTGCTGGTGGCGGCCCTGGGCATAACCAACACGATGATCATGTCTATTTATGAAAGGACCAGGGAAATCGGCATTATGAAAGTTATCGGCGCTTCCTTCCGGGACATCCACGCATTGTTTTTAGCGGAAGCCGGCTTGATCGGTTTTTTCGGTGGGGCTTTTGGCCTGGTGGTCAGTTATGTGGTTTCTTATGTAATTAACCAGTTAAGCCGAGATTTCATGAACAGGGGCATGCCTCCCGGCGCTGAAACTACCGGGATTTCATTGATACCGCCGTGGCTCGCGCTTTTTGCCCTGGCGTTTTCTGTTATGGTGGGGATAGCGGCGGGCTTGTACCCGGCTTATCGGGCTGTGCGGCTGAGCCCGATTAACGCGATTAGAAACGAATAATATGGCGAGGCGACTTGTCTTTTAGCTCCCGTCTTCGGGCTCGCCCATTAATAAACCCTGTGCCTGTGGCAGCAGGGTTTTATTAATGGATAAAAAACAAGAAAGGACGGGAGGAAGGCGGAATACCTGCGCTTTATTTGGTATACCGGTTGGCGAGGCTGCTGGCCGCGGTGGCAAAGGGTTTGATTTTCACATCGAAGCCCAGGCCGCTGACGCGGTTGACCATTTCTTTGATTAATTCTTTAGTAGGGCCGCTCTGCCCGATGTCGAGGTGGATTTCCAGGTCCAGATGATGCTTCAACCCGTGCGAAAGGATAGTGTCAAAGATCACATTGAGGTGGTCGGGTGTGAACATGTAGGCGACTTCAAGCGTGAAGGCCGTTTCCAGGCTTATTTTTTCTCGTAACGATTTTATATTGCGGGGGATTACCACTTCCCTGATAAAGCCGACGGCTCCTTTGCCCACCCTGTGTACAAGGATTCC
This region of Peptococcaceae bacterium genomic DNA includes:
- a CDS encoding ABC transporter permease, with the translated sequence MNRFDLLGLAQKNLWRRKIRTILTTLGVVIGTTSIVVMLSLGIGLNEMQRQNMERWGSLTMIRVQQGMIFDDEGNPLKEGKQLNDEAVEELKGMEGVVAVSPAYYFGGEARFGRKRGSLTLVGLEPETMAKLEFTAWQGRLLEENDRNVMVVGKDVINRFRDEAFIRMMREGRITGQRLTQGEEQDPSEMLNQRVSMTMYTGNRENKRLFNFLVVGILEGERTENSSEAFVPIEDLRRMRRYMSTGNQGTITRVVQGKAMVSRSATGMVSSRQNAAQRDPDAYDYILVRAGNVEQSRELSETIKKLGYSTWSMVDQLEGIEKTSRTIQAILGGIGSITLLVAALGITNTMIMSIYERTREIGIMKVIGASFRDIHALFLAEAGLIGFFGGAFGLVVSYVVSYVINQLSRDFMNRGMPPGAETTGISLIPPWLALFALAFSVMVGIAAGLYPAYRAVRLSPINAIRNE
- a CDS encoding ribonuclease H-like YkuK family protein, with product MSFQEMFDRILNFIKDDPTASYRIAIGTDSQVRTRSHFVTGILVHRVGKGAVGFIREVVIPRNIKSLREKISLETAFTLEVAYMFTPDHLNVIFDTILSHGLKHHLDLEIHLDIGQSGPTKELIKEMVNRVSGLGFDVKIKPFATAASSLANRYTK